Below is a genomic region from Salinirussus salinus.
ACCGCGAGGTAGGCGACCGGGATCGAGGCGAGCGCGGCGACGAGGGCAGCCGCCGCCGACACGCCGACCGAGTTGAGGACGTACACGATGGAGAACCTGCCGCTGTCCCCGGTCGGCCCGGCCCGGACGAGCCACAGCCCCAGAATCCCGATGGGTACCACGAGCGCGAGCGTGACCAGGGCCCCGCAGGCCGCGGTCGCGAGCCACTTCACCCACCCCAGCGAGTGGCGGACTTCGCGGCGTCCACCGCCCCCGGACTGGACTTCTCGTCCGCGCACGCGGGACTCGATGGCCAGGATGAAAAGCGTCGCCGCGACCAGCTGCAACGAGAGGAGCGCGGCGAAGTCCAACTCGAAGCGGTTGACGAAGATGACGCGCGTGAACACGTCGTAGCGCATGATCGCGGGCGTCCCGAAATCGGAGAGGGCATACAGCGCGACGAGCAGCGACCCGGCGGTCACGGCCGGGGTGACCTGTGGAAGCACGACCCGCCGGAAGGCCTCCCGCGGGGAGTGATTGAGGGTGCGGGCGGCGTCGATCAGCCGCTCGTCCATCGTCTTCAGCGACGCCCGCGCCGAGAGGTACACGTACGGATAGGTGTACAGCGTGATGACGAGGACGGTCCCCTCGAGCCCGTAGACAGAGGGGAGCGACTCGACGCCGACCGGCGCGAGCAGCGACTGGAGTTCGCCGTTCGGGCCGAACGCGGAGACGAACGCGAACGCGCCGATGTAGCTCGGGATCACGAGCGGCATCGACACCGCGACGGTCCAAAAGCGCGGGAAGGGCAGGTCGGTCCGGGTGGTGAGATAGGCGAGCGGGACGGCGATGACAACGGAGATGACGGTGACCAGCGTCACCATCACGACGCTGTTGACCACGATCTGGAGGGTCCGTGGACGGAGGAGTGTCGCGAGCGCCGATTCGGGGTCGATCCCCGCGGCCGTCACCACGAGCCACGCCAGCGGCAGGACTACGAGAGCGGCGACTGCGCCCGCGAGCAGCGTCAGCCCCAGCGGAAGCTTCTCGTCCCCGGAGCCGTCGCCAGCGTCGGGTTCCGCGTGCGTGCCTGCCTCGATTGCCATCTACAGTACGCCTTCTTCTTCCATCAGGGTGATAGTCTCGTTGATATCAGCGCGGGCGAATTCGGCGAAGTCTAGGTCCGGCGGGTTCAGCTCGTCGAAGCCCGGCAGGCGGTCGATGGGATCGACCTCGGGGATCATCGGGTACTCGAAGGTCGCCGACCGCGCGAAGTAGTCCTGTGCCTCCGCCGACAGCAGGTGGCGAATGAAGTTGGCTGCCATGTCGGGTGAGTCAGACGAGTCGACCACGCCCGCGCCGGCGACGTTGAAAAACGACCCCGCGTCGTTCTCGGTGAACGTCATGTCGAGGGGAGCGTCGGGCCGGCCGTCCAGGACGCGGACGACGTAGTAGTGGTTGGTGAGTCCGGCGAGGATCTCGCCGTCCGCGACGGCCTGTGCGACGCGGAACTCGTCGGAGTACTCCTGGACACCCAGGTCGAGCATCCCCCGCAGCCACTCCCGGGTCGCTTCTTCACCCTCGATGAGGCGCATCACGGTCACGAACCCCTGGTTGGAACCGTAGGTGGGAGCCCAGCCGATGTTGTTCTGGAGTGCGTCCTGCTCGGGGAGGGCCATGATGTCGTCCGGGAGGTCCCCCTCCGAGAGTTCGTCGGTGTTGTACGGGATCGTCCGTACCCGGCCGGACGTGCCGATCCAGGTCCCGTCGGGGTCCTGGTAGCCCTCGCGGCCGAGCCCGAGCACGTCGTCGGGCATCGACTGGAGGCGGTCGTCGTTCGCCAGCAACCCGAGGATGCCGGCGTTCACGGTGAAGAAGACGTCAGCCGGGCTGGCCTGGCCCTCGGTGCGGATCTGGTTGGCGAGGTCTGCCGCCCCACCGTAGCGGATCTGGAGGTCGAAGTCGGGGTACTCCTCGCGGAAGAAGTCCATCAGCGTGCCGATGAGAAACTCGCCGCGCCCCGAGTAGACCGTCAGTTGTCCGGAGAGTTCCGGCATCTCCGACACCGGCGTCCCGCCGGGGAGTCCGCGTCCCTCGCGGGCGTACCCGACGACATCCGGATCGGCCTCGTCGTCGTCGCCGTCGTCTCCCTCTTGATTGTCGTCCCCGCCGCCGAAAAGGCCTCCGCAGCCGGCGAGGGCAGTCGCACCGGCGAGCCCGGTAGTCGCGAGTACTCTCCGCCGCGAGAGGCGGCTCGTTGTGGTGTCGGTACGCCGGTCCGTCGGTGGTGTGGTGTCCTCGGTCATGTATCAGTCGTCCCCCACAGGCTGCGCGACAGCGGTCGGCTGCGTGTCGGTCAGTGCCTCGAGACAGTCGAGCCAGTCCAGCGTGTACTCCCCGCAGTGGTTCAAGAAGGCGCCGTTCTCGTAGTCGGAGAAGTCGCCGTCGGCCAGCTGGCGGGCGATGTCGCGGGCGACGCCGGCGTAGCTGTCGGCGTCGGCCCCGGCCTCGTCGACCACCTCCCAGATGTGCTCGTTGAGCTCCAGCCCGTGGACCTCGTTCGTGAGGTCCGAGAACGTCGACCGCGGGGCCTTGTTGTGCTCACAGAGCGGGCGGCCACTGTACACCTGCTTGCCCAGGACGTCGCAGGCCCGCTTGAGAAAGAGGCCGCTCCAGATGTCGTCGAACCGGCCCACGTCCCACTCGTTGTCGTCCATCGGCATCTGGTAAAAGGCGGGGACGACTTCCCGCCGGAAGGCCAGATTCATCGAGCACACGGTCAGATAGTTCCCCGGCGCGACCACGAAGTCCTCACCGAAGTCCCCGGCACTGGTTCGGGTCTGTGCCTGACCCTGGAGGTCACCGTCCATCAGGATCCGGACGGCGTCCAGGTCGGGGACGTTCGTCCACAGCCCCTGGGAGGCGACGACGTCGTCGACCGTCGCCGTCGTGCGCTCGACCGTCTCGCCCATCGCGCTGTAGGGGTATCCCCGGGGGTAGAGGTCGTGCTCGTCGACGTTCTGGTAGAGCACGTTTACCCACTGCTCGTCGGAGGCCACCTGCTCGATCTCGCCCTCGAATCCGAGGTTGCGCAGGTGGGTCCCGAAGAAGTCCTGGTCGTCGTGAGGGAGGGTGTCGTCGTCGATGAAGACGCCGTAGGGGAAGTCGTGTGCCCAGAGGTACAGCAGGCCGAAGGAGGTCTGTGCGTGGCTGGCCGCGGGGATCAGGTGTGAAAAGTCCCCCACGCCGTTCCGGTCGAGCCACTGCTCGCGCCGGGTGCCGTCGAAGACGGCGCCCGACACCTCCAGGTCCTCGAGCATCGCTGCCATCTCGGCGGTGTCACAGAAGTCCTCGGTGACGAGGACGACGTGGAGCCGGTCGGTGTCGAACCCGTGTCGGCGGGCGTTGGCGACGTAGGCCCGCACGCACTCGGGCTCGCGCACCGTCGGGACGACGACGCAGACGTCGCCGGAGCCCGTCGTTTTAGGCTGACCTAACATCTCTACACGCATCTCTTTAGGGGAACCTAAAATACCTGTCGCTCCGTCCCGACAGCAAGGGCAAAGACCGGGGGGGTCGATGGTGGGTGTATGGACGTCGCAATCATCGGCGCGTCGATGACACAGTTCGGCCAGCGCGACGCCTGGGTCCGCGAGCTGCTCGCGGAGGCAGGGGAAGCGTGTCTCGCCGACGCCGGGGTGCCCCGCGAGGACGTCGAGCACCTCTACGTCGCCAACATGGCGAGCGGCGAGTTCGAGGGACAGACCGGTCTGATGAACGCCCTGGCACACGACATGGGGATGCTTGGCGCGTACGCCGAGCGGGTCGACAACACCTCCGCGACCGGCGGCGCGGGGGTTTACGAGGCCTGGCAGTCCGTCGCCTCGGGCGCCAGCGACTGCAGCCTCCTGGTGGGCGCGGAGAAGATGACCCACAAGACGACCGCGGAGTCGACGGACGTCATCGCCTCGCTGACCCACCCCGTGGAGTACAAACACGGCGTCACCCTCCCCTCGTTCGCGGGGTTGACCGCCCGCCACTACCTCGAGCGCTTCGACGCGCCCCGGGAGAGCCTGGCGGAGGTCGCGGTCAAGAACCACGCCAACGGGGCACTCAACCCCAACGCGCAGTTCCAGACGGAGATCGACGTCGAGACCGCTCTCGACAGTCCCATCATCGCGGACCCGCTGCGGCTGTACGACTTCTGCCCGGTGACCGACGGCAGCGCCGCGCTGTTGTTCTGTCCGGCCGACCGCGCCGAGGAGTACACCGACGAGTTCGTCCGGGTGGCCGGCGTCGCGGGCGCGACCGACACCCACGTCGTCCACGAGCGCGAGGACCCCACAGTCATGAACGGCGTCGTCGAGAGCGGCGAGCAGGCGTTCGGGATGGCCGGCTGGGACCGCGACGACGTCGACGTCGCCGAGCTACACGACATGTTCACGATTCTCGAGTTCCTCCAGCTGGAGGGGCTCGGTTTCGCCGACCAGGGAACCGCCTGGAAGATGGCCCGGGAGGGGACGACGGCCCGGGACGGCGACCTGCCGGTGAACACCTCCGGCGGGCTCAAGTCGAAGGGTCACCCGCTGGGGGCGAGCGGCGTGGCCCAGGTGGTCGAACTGTACGAGCAGATCCAGGGCGAGGCGGGCGACCGGCAGGTCGAGGCCGACCGCGGGCTGGCCTGTAACGTCGGCGGGTTCGGGAACTGCGTCGTGACGACGCTGGTCGAGGGGGTGAGCGCATGAGCCTCGACGCCCACCGGTGTCCGAACGGCCACCTCACCTATCCGGGCCACGGAGTCTGTCCGGAGTGCGGGCAACAGCAGACCGAAACTGTGGACCTCGCCGA
It encodes:
- a CDS encoding thiolase family protein, with translation MDVAIIGASMTQFGQRDAWVRELLAEAGEACLADAGVPREDVEHLYVANMASGEFEGQTGLMNALAHDMGMLGAYAERVDNTSATGGAGVYEAWQSVASGASDCSLLVGAEKMTHKTTAESTDVIASLTHPVEYKHGVTLPSFAGLTARHYLERFDAPRESLAEVAVKNHANGALNPNAQFQTEIDVETALDSPIIADPLRLYDFCPVTDGSAALLFCPADRAEEYTDEFVRVAGVAGATDTHVVHEREDPTVMNGVVESGEQAFGMAGWDRDDVDVAELHDMFTILEFLQLEGLGFADQGTAWKMAREGTTARDGDLPVNTSGGLKSKGHPLGASGVAQVVELYEQIQGEAGDRQVEADRGLACNVGGFGNCVVTTLVEGVSA
- a CDS encoding alpha-1 4-glucan-protein synthase, with protein sequence MLGQPKTTGSGDVCVVVPTVREPECVRAYVANARRHGFDTDRLHVVLVTEDFCDTAEMAAMLEDLEVSGAVFDGTRREQWLDRNGVGDFSHLIPAASHAQTSFGLLYLWAHDFPYGVFIDDDTLPHDDQDFFGTHLRNLGFEGEIEQVASDEQWVNVLYQNVDEHDLYPRGYPYSAMGETVERTTATVDDVVASQGLWTNVPDLDAVRILMDGDLQGQAQTRTSAGDFGEDFVVAPGNYLTVCSMNLAFRREVVPAFYQMPMDDNEWDVGRFDDIWSGLFLKRACDVLGKQVYSGRPLCEHNKAPRSTFSDLTNEVHGLELNEHIWEVVDEAGADADSYAGVARDIARQLADGDFSDYENGAFLNHCGEYTLDWLDCLEALTDTQPTAVAQPVGDD
- a CDS encoding ABC transporter permease — its product is MAIEAGTHAEPDAGDGSGDEKLPLGLTLLAGAVAALVVLPLAWLVVTAAGIDPESALATLLRPRTLQIVVNSVVMVTLVTVISVVIAVPLAYLTTRTDLPFPRFWTVAVSMPLVIPSYIGAFAFVSAFGPNGELQSLLAPVGVESLPSVYGLEGTVLVITLYTYPYVYLSARASLKTMDERLIDAARTLNHSPREAFRRVVLPQVTPAVTAGSLLVALYALSDFGTPAIMRYDVFTRVIFVNRFELDFAALLSLQLVAATLFILAIESRVRGREVQSGGGGRREVRHSLGWVKWLATAACGALVTLALVVPIGILGLWLVRAGPTGDSGRFSIVYVLNSVGVSAAAALVAALASIPVAYLAVRHRGRVAAVFERATYVGYAVPGVVIGLALVFFGARYTPAVYQTLPLLVFAYVVRFLPIAVGSTRASLLGVDPDLQAAARVLGRSATGAFRSVTLPLVAPGILAGAALVFLTTMKELPATLMLRPTGFETLVIRVWRAESAGYVGAAAVPALILVLVSALSMVVLLSQEGGDAVSPGAGETGARSDSQQTGDTADTPPQSGESGP
- a CDS encoding extracellular solute-binding protein; translated protein: MTEDTTPPTDRRTDTTTSRLSRRRVLATTGLAGATALAGCGGLFGGGDDNQEGDDGDDDEADPDVVGYAREGRGLPGGTPVSEMPELSGQLTVYSGRGEFLIGTLMDFFREEYPDFDLQIRYGGAADLANQIRTEGQASPADVFFTVNAGILGLLANDDRLQSMPDDVLGLGREGYQDPDGTWIGTSGRVRTIPYNTDELSEGDLPDDIMALPEQDALQNNIGWAPTYGSNQGFVTVMRLIEGEEATREWLRGMLDLGVQEYSDEFRVAQAVADGEILAGLTNHYYVVRVLDGRPDAPLDMTFTENDAGSFFNVAGAGVVDSSDSPDMAANFIRHLLSAEAQDYFARSATFEYPMIPEVDPIDRLPGFDELNPPDLDFAEFARADINETITLMEEEGVL